In Marinicauda algicola, one DNA window encodes the following:
- a CDS encoding AEC family transporter, whose translation MNPVLEALIPIFGVIALGWGLRRSRLVAAELWGGINRLSYQALLPALLFSTISRADYAGLPAGTFLVAVTLGFVAMGAIALLFRPLPIDGPAYTSLFQGAVRWNGFVLLALAAPVFGPEGAALAALVFAPTVPLINVMCVAVLSVWGESERRLNRRAIVMRIVTNPLILGCVAGAAANVAGVFQTGPVADTAALAGRAALPLILLAIGAGLDFSALKARPQLLTLAVALKLVLAPAVFYALGLAFGVEGVALAVLTAVGATPGAAASYVLAREMGGDARLTAGHVTATTLLAAISLPLWIGFALS comes from the coding sequence TTGAACCCCGTCCTCGAGGCTCTCATACCGATCTTCGGCGTGATCGCGCTCGGCTGGGGCTTGCGCCGGAGCCGGCTCGTCGCGGCCGAGCTCTGGGGCGGGATCAATCGCCTGAGCTATCAGGCGCTCCTGCCCGCCCTGCTCTTCTCCACGATCAGCCGCGCCGACTATGCGGGCCTTCCCGCCGGCACGTTTCTCGTGGCGGTAACGCTCGGCTTCGTGGCGATGGGCGCGATCGCGCTCCTTTTCCGGCCGCTGCCGATAGACGGGCCGGCCTATACCAGCCTCTTCCAGGGCGCGGTGCGCTGGAACGGCTTCGTGCTGCTGGCACTCGCCGCGCCGGTCTTCGGGCCGGAGGGCGCGGCCCTCGCCGCCCTGGTTTTCGCCCCGACCGTGCCGCTGATCAACGTGATGTGCGTCGCCGTGCTCTCGGTCTGGGGAGAGAGCGAGCGCAGGCTGAACCGGCGCGCCATCGTCATGCGCATCGTCACCAATCCGCTGATCCTGGGCTGCGTCGCCGGTGCGGCGGCCAATGTCGCCGGCGTGTTCCAGACCGGACCGGTCGCCGACACCGCCGCGCTCGCCGGCCGGGCTGCGCTGCCGCTGATCCTGCTCGCCATCGGGGCCGGGCTCGACTTTTCGGCGCTGAAGGCGCGCCCGCAACTGCTCACCCTCGCCGTGGCGCTGAAGCTCGTGCTCGCGCCGGCCGTGTTCTACGCCCTCGGTCTCGCCTTCGGGGTGGAAGGCGTCGCGCTGGCCGTGCTCACCGCGGTGGGCGCCACCCCGGGCGCGGCGGCGAGCTACGTGCTCGCCCGGGAGATGGGCGGGGACGCGCGCCTGACCGCCGGGCACGTCACGGCCACCACCCTGCTCGCCGCGATCTCCCTGCCGCTCTGGATCGGGTTCGCGCTGTCATGA
- the ruvX gene encoding Holliday junction resolvase RuvX, whose protein sequence is MLFLDPSHLPKGPLMGVDPGSKTLGIAVCNTDRTVITPLTTIARTKFTEDARELLRLYDERKCRGLVVGLPLHMDGGDGRRAQSARSFVTNLLRIRDLPVAYEDERLSTFAAAERLIEAGVKPAGHKAMIDAEAAAVILASAIERIEQQAGGGQS, encoded by the coding sequence ATGCTGTTCCTCGATCCGTCCCATCTTCCCAAGGGCCCGCTGATGGGCGTCGATCCCGGATCGAAGACGCTGGGCATCGCGGTTTGCAATACCGACCGCACCGTCATCACGCCGCTGACCACGATCGCGCGCACCAAGTTCACCGAGGACGCCCGCGAACTCTTGCGACTCTACGACGAGCGCAAGTGCAGGGGCCTCGTCGTCGGCCTGCCGCTGCACATGGACGGAGGCGACGGGCGGCGCGCGCAGTCGGCGCGCAGCTTCGTGACGAATCTCCTGCGCATCCGGGACCTGCCGGTCGCCTACGAGGACGAGCGCCTGTCGACCTTCGCCGCGGCCGAACGCCTGATCGAGGCGGGCGTGAAACCCGCCGGACACAAGGCGATGATCGATGCCGAGGCCGCGGCGGTCATCCTTGCCAGCGCCATCGAGCGCATCGAGCAGCAGGCCGGAGGCGGACAGAGTTGA
- the meaB gene encoding methylmalonyl Co-A mutase-associated GTPase MeaB, translated as MNELARKLLDGDRAALARAITRVESTRAEHQREAREILTEVMDATGRAWRIGLTGVPGVGKSTLIEALGKHLTGQGKRVAVLAVDPSSSRTRGSILGDKTRMGELATDPHAFIRPSPAAGTLGGVAKKTRESMLLCEAAGYDVVIVETVGVGQSETVVADMVDVFVALMLPGAGDELQGIKKGILELAEILFVNKAEGENEKRARRAARDLEAALHLFAPASPNWNPVVLTGSALERTNIDTLWETIEKHREALEGAGELEQRRRGQQVRWLWSLVEEAVLSRFRSDEGVRSAAPALEEAVAKGTLPASEAAERLIRARTGPD; from the coding sequence ATGAACGAGCTGGCCCGAAAACTCCTCGATGGCGACCGCGCCGCGCTGGCGCGCGCGATCACCAGGGTGGAATCCACCCGGGCCGAGCACCAGCGCGAGGCGCGCGAGATCCTAACCGAGGTGATGGACGCCACCGGCAGGGCCTGGCGCATCGGTCTGACCGGTGTGCCGGGGGTGGGCAAGTCCACGCTCATCGAGGCACTGGGCAAGCACCTGACCGGACAGGGAAAACGCGTCGCGGTGCTGGCCGTCGATCCGTCCTCCTCGCGCACAAGGGGCTCGATCCTCGGCGACAAGACCCGCATGGGCGAACTCGCCACCGATCCGCACGCCTTCATCCGCCCCTCCCCGGCCGCCGGCACGCTCGGCGGGGTCGCGAAGAAGACGCGCGAATCCATGCTGCTGTGCGAGGCGGCGGGCTATGACGTGGTGATCGTGGAGACGGTAGGGGTCGGCCAGTCGGAGACCGTCGTCGCCGACATGGTGGACGTCTTCGTCGCCCTGATGCTGCCCGGCGCCGGCGACGAGCTGCAGGGCATCAAGAAGGGCATCCTGGAACTTGCCGAGATCCTCTTCGTGAACAAGGCCGAGGGCGAGAACGAGAAGCGCGCCCGGCGCGCCGCGCGCGACCTCGAGGCCGCGCTGCACCTCTTCGCGCCGGCCAGCCCGAACTGGAACCCCGTCGTGCTCACCGGCTCGGCGCTCGAACGCACGAACATCGACACGCTCTGGGAAACGATCGAGAAGCACCGCGAGGCGCTCGAGGGCGCGGGCGAACTCGAGCAGCGCCGGCGCGGCCAGCAGGTGCGCTGGCTCTGGTCGCTGGTGGAGGAGGCAGTGCTCTCCCGCTTCAGGTCCGACGAAGGGGTGAGGTCTGCCGCGCCCGCGCTGGAAGAGGCCGTCGCGAAGGGCACCCTGCCCGCCAGCGAGGCGGCCGAGCGGCTGATCAGGGCACGCACGGGACCGGACTGA
- a CDS encoding heavy metal-binding domain-containing protein: MIVTTTPGVEGRTITEYHGVVTGEAILGAHMFRDLFAGIRDLVGGRSGSYEKSLREAREIAFGELEEEARRRGADAVVGVDLDYEVIGEQGSMLMVSVSGTAVSLR, translated from the coding sequence ATGATCGTGACCACCACGCCGGGCGTCGAAGGCAGGACCATCACCGAGTATCACGGCGTCGTCACCGGCGAGGCGATCCTTGGCGCGCACATGTTCCGCGACCTGTTCGCGGGAATCCGCGATCTCGTCGGCGGGCGCTCGGGCAGTTACGAGAAGTCGCTGCGCGAGGCGCGCGAGATCGCCTTCGGCGAGCTGGAGGAGGAGGCCCGCCGGCGCGGCGCGGACGCGGTCGTCGGCGTCGATCTCGACTACGAGGTGATCGGCGAGCAGGGTTCGATGCTGATGGTCTCGGTGTCGGGAACGGCGGTGAGCCTGAGATAG
- a CDS encoding DUF445 domain-containing protein: protein MPTDLSPAARMRIAATAALVAMAFVFAATHVWGRDEGLWGYVRAFAEAGLVGGLADWFAVTAIFRRPLGLPIPHTAVIPRNKQRIADAVGRFIADNFLDPALVGQRLKQADPGEQIGRLLADRSQARRIADGLVGALPDLLAFLDDEAVARFWRERLSEQASGARLAPAFGAVLQAVTAEGRHHALLNAALDEAFRALEENEARIRDAVRNQTPRLLRYTRLDKPVADRAIAAIEELLHDVATEPGHPVRGQLTRIVEDFARGLKDDPALQARIEVIVAETLTHPAVADFTQAGWRSAKAAVLIDARRGERSELAGHLADGLVTLGKAILCDREARAAFNARLTPVLVHLAERHGPDVARIVSDTIASWDADTIVDKLEANVGRDLQYIRLNGTLIGGLVGVTLHAATHAI from the coding sequence ATGCCGACCGATCTCTCCCCCGCCGCGCGCATGCGCATCGCCGCGACCGCCGCGCTCGTCGCCATGGCCTTCGTGTTCGCCGCCACCCATGTCTGGGGGCGCGACGAAGGGCTCTGGGGCTATGTGCGCGCCTTCGCCGAGGCGGGGCTGGTGGGCGGGCTCGCGGACTGGTTCGCCGTGACGGCCATCTTCCGCCGCCCGCTGGGGCTTCCCATCCCGCACACCGCGGTCATCCCGAGGAACAAGCAGCGCATCGCCGACGCGGTCGGGCGCTTCATCGCGGACAATTTCCTCGATCCCGCGCTCGTCGGGCAGCGCCTGAAACAGGCCGATCCCGGCGAACAGATCGGGCGCCTGCTCGCCGACCGGTCCCAGGCCCGCAGAATCGCCGACGGCCTCGTCGGCGCGCTGCCCGACCTGCTGGCTTTCCTCGACGACGAAGCGGTGGCGCGCTTCTGGCGCGAGCGGCTGTCGGAGCAGGCGAGCGGGGCGCGCCTCGCCCCGGCCTTCGGCGCGGTGCTGCAGGCGGTCACCGCGGAGGGCCGCCACCACGCCCTGCTCAACGCCGCGCTGGACGAGGCGTTCAGGGCGCTCGAGGAGAACGAGGCACGCATCCGCGACGCGGTCAGGAACCAGACCCCGCGCCTGTTGCGCTATACCCGCCTCGACAAGCCGGTCGCGGACCGTGCCATCGCGGCGATCGAGGAACTGCTGCACGATGTCGCGACCGAGCCCGGGCACCCGGTGCGCGGCCAGCTCACCCGCATCGTGGAGGACTTCGCGCGCGGGCTGAAGGACGATCCGGCCCTGCAGGCGCGCATCGAGGTGATCGTGGCCGAGACGCTGACCCACCCGGCCGTCGCCGACTTCACGCAGGCCGGCTGGCGCTCGGCCAAGGCCGCGGTGCTGATCGATGCGCGAAGGGGGGAGCGGTCCGAGCTCGCCGGCCATCTCGCCGACGGCCTCGTCACGCTCGGCAAGGCGATCCTCTGCGACCGGGAAGCGCGCGCCGCCTTCAATGCCCGCCTGACGCCCGTCCTCGTCCATCTCGCCGAGCGCCACGGGCCGGACGTCGCGCGCATCGTCTCCGACACCATCGCCAGCTGGGACGCGGACACGATCGTGGACAAGCTCGAAGCCAATGTCGGGCGCGACCTGCAATACATCCGCCTCAACGGCACGCTGATCGGCGGCCTCGTCGGCGTGACGCTGCACGCGGCGACGCATGCGATTTGA
- a CDS encoding CC0125/CC1285 family lipoprotein, with protein MIRLLSAAVLAASLGACAPTQTTYGPAGPGDRAVGYDSIRIEDDRWRVSFTAGPDAGPAALERYALRRAAELTLEAGYDWFEIVGRDMTRSGYRDSPVGVGGSVGGTIGSGGYRSSGVGIGINLSPGQERRETLTLEIIAGSGEDRPELAYDARQVLAGMGGAPAY; from the coding sequence ATGATCCGCCTCCTTTCCGCCGCCGTCCTCGCCGCGAGCCTTGGCGCCTGCGCCCCGACGCAGACCACGTACGGCCCCGCCGGACCCGGCGACCGGGCGGTGGGCTATGACAGCATCCGCATCGAGGATGATCGCTGGCGGGTGAGCTTCACCGCCGGGCCCGATGCCGGGCCGGCGGCGCTCGAACGCTACGCCCTGCGCCGCGCGGCGGAGCTGACGCTGGAGGCGGGCTATGACTGGTTCGAGATCGTCGGGCGCGACATGACCCGCTCGGGCTACCGGGACTCTCCCGTCGGCGTCGGGGGCAGTGTCGGGGGCACGATCGGCTCGGGCGGCTACCGCTCCAGCGGGGTCGGGATCGGCATCAATCTCAGCCCCGGCCAGGAGCGGCGCGAGACGCTGACGCTGGAAATCATCGCCGGCAGCGGCGAGGATCGCCCCGAACTCGCCTACGACGCCCGCCAGGTGCTCGCCGGCATGGGCGGCGCTCCGGCTTACTGA